A window of Streptomyces sp. DG1A-41 contains these coding sequences:
- the paaN gene encoding phenylacetic acid degradation protein PaaN: MTAALSAHELIARHRSTLDQALEAIRTRAYWSPHPEHPKAYGENGSLDAAAGKAAFDALLGTRLDLGQPGTDDWVGGETSPYGIDLGVTYPHADLDVLLPAMKAGQRAWRDAGAEQRAVVCLEILKRINDRTHEFAHAVMHTSGQAFMMAFQAGGPHAQDRGLEAVAYAYVEQVRTPDTAEWTKPQGKRDPLAMTKQFTPVPRGIGLVIGCNTFPTWNGYPGLFASLATGNAVLVKPHPRAVLPLALTVQVAREVLAETGFDPNLIALAAERPGEGIAKTLALRPEIRIIDYTGSTEFGDWLEANARQAQVYTEKAGVNTVVVHSTSDYKGMLSNLAFSLSLYSGQMCTTPQNLLVPREGISTDQGPKSYDEVVADLAKAVDGLLGDDARANALLGAIVNPDVKARLEAAAGLGEVALASREITNPDFPGAVVRTPVIVKLDGAKPDAEAAYMSECFGPVSFAVAVDSAADAAQLLRRTIREKGAMTVGAYTTDPEVGQAVREVCLEEAAQLSLNLTGGVYVNQTAAFSDFHGSGGNPAASAALCDGAFVANRFRVVEVRREA; encoded by the coding sequence ATGACCGCCGCACTCTCGGCGCACGAGCTGATCGCCCGGCACCGGTCCACCCTCGACCAGGCGCTGGAAGCGATCCGCACGCGCGCGTACTGGTCCCCGCACCCCGAGCACCCCAAGGCCTACGGGGAGAACGGCAGCCTGGACGCGGCCGCGGGCAAGGCCGCCTTCGACGCCCTGCTCGGCACCCGCCTCGACCTCGGCCAGCCGGGCACGGACGACTGGGTGGGCGGTGAGACGTCCCCGTACGGCATCGACCTGGGCGTGACGTACCCGCACGCGGACCTCGATGTGCTGCTGCCCGCCATGAAGGCCGGGCAGCGGGCCTGGCGGGACGCGGGCGCGGAGCAGCGCGCGGTGGTCTGCCTGGAGATCCTCAAGCGGATCAACGACCGGACGCACGAGTTCGCGCACGCGGTCATGCACACCTCCGGGCAGGCGTTCATGATGGCGTTCCAGGCAGGCGGGCCGCACGCGCAGGACCGCGGCCTGGAGGCGGTGGCGTACGCGTACGTGGAGCAGGTGCGCACGCCCGACACGGCGGAATGGACCAAGCCGCAGGGCAAGCGCGACCCGCTGGCCATGACCAAGCAGTTCACGCCGGTCCCGCGCGGCATCGGCCTGGTGATCGGCTGCAACACCTTCCCGACGTGGAACGGCTACCCCGGCCTGTTCGCCTCCCTCGCCACCGGCAACGCGGTCCTGGTCAAGCCCCACCCGCGCGCGGTGCTGCCGCTCGCGCTCACGGTGCAGGTCGCACGCGAGGTGCTCGCCGAGACCGGCTTCGACCCGAACCTGATCGCGCTGGCCGCGGAGCGCCCCGGCGAGGGCATCGCCAAGACTCTCGCGCTGCGTCCCGAGATCCGGATCATCGACTACACGGGCTCGACCGAGTTCGGCGACTGGCTGGAGGCCAACGCCCGCCAGGCGCAGGTCTACACGGAGAAGGCCGGCGTCAACACGGTCGTCGTCCACTCCACGTCCGACTACAAGGGCATGCTCTCCAACCTGGCGTTCTCGCTGTCCCTGTACAGCGGCCAGATGTGCACGACCCCGCAGAACCTGCTGGTCCCGCGCGAGGGCATCTCCACGGACCAGGGCCCCAAGTCGTACGACGAGGTGGTCGCCGACCTCGCCAAGGCGGTCGACGGGCTGCTGGGCGACGACGCCCGGGCGAACGCGCTCCTGGGTGCGATCGTCAACCCGGACGTGAAGGCCCGGCTGGAGGCCGCGGCGGGGCTGGGCGAAGTCGCCCTGGCCTCCCGGGAGATCACCAACCCGGACTTCCCGGGTGCGGTCGTCCGTACGCCGGTGATCGTGAAGCTGGACGGGGCCAAGCCGGACGCGGAGGCCGCGTACATGAGCGAGTGCTTCGGGCCGGTGTCCTTCGCCGTGGCGGTCGACTCGGCGGCGGACGCGGCTCAGTTGTTGCGGCGGACCATCCGTGAGAAGGGCGCGATGACCGTCGGGGCGTACACGACCGACCCGGAGGTCGGGCAGGCCGTGCGGGAGGTGTGCCTTGAGGAGGCGGCCCAGTTGTCGCTGAATCTCACGGGTGGGGTGTACGTGAACCAGACGGCCGCGTTCTCCGACTTCCACGGGTCGGGCGGTAATCCGGCGGCGAGTGCGGCGCTGTGTGACGGGGCGTTCGTCGCCAACCGGTTCAGGGTGGTCGAGGTGCGCCG
- a CDS encoding 3-hydroxyacyl-CoA dehydrogenase, whose protein sequence is MTALDLSSPVAVVGTGTMGQGIAQVALVAGHPVRLYDALPGRAREAADAIGARLDRLVEKDRLTGADRDAARARLLPAENLSELADCALVVEAVLERLDVKQDLFRELEGIVDDDCLLATNTSSLSVTAVGGALRVPGRFVGLHFFNPAPLLPLVEVVSGFATDVTYATRAYETARAWGKTPVACADTPGFIVNRIARPFYAEAFAVYEAQGADPATIDAVLRESGGFRMGAFELTDLIGQDVNESVTRSVWRSFFQDVRFTPSLAQRRLVESGRLGRKTGHGWYDHRDGAERPDPDTAEQRQPPAYVVAEGDLGPAGDLLALIREAGIPVRDEDEDNGTRLVLPGGGQLVLADGQTSVEFRDVVYFDLALDYRKATRIALSASQDTSPRTLAEATGLFQALGKKVSVIGDVPGMIVARTVARIIDLAHDAVAKGVATEEDIDTAMRLGVNYPLGPFEWSRRLGRSWAYALLDDLHLRDPSGRYAPSLALYRHAHASDKREGTAS, encoded by the coding sequence ATGACAGCACTCGACCTCAGCAGCCCTGTGGCCGTCGTCGGCACCGGCACGATGGGCCAGGGAATCGCCCAGGTCGCGCTGGTCGCGGGCCATCCCGTGCGGCTGTACGACGCCCTCCCCGGGCGGGCGCGGGAGGCCGCCGACGCGATCGGGGCCCGACTGGACCGGCTCGTCGAGAAGGACCGGCTCACCGGCGCCGACCGGGACGCCGCCCGCGCCCGGCTGCTGCCCGCCGAGAACCTCTCCGAGCTGGCGGACTGCGCCCTGGTCGTGGAGGCGGTCCTGGAGCGGCTGGACGTCAAACAGGACCTGTTCCGCGAGCTGGAGGGCATCGTCGACGACGACTGCCTGCTCGCCACCAACACCTCGTCCTTGTCCGTCACCGCCGTCGGCGGCGCCCTGCGCGTCCCCGGCCGCTTCGTCGGCCTGCACTTCTTCAACCCCGCGCCGCTGCTGCCGCTGGTCGAGGTCGTCTCCGGGTTCGCCACGGACGTCACGTACGCCACGCGCGCGTACGAGACCGCCCGCGCCTGGGGCAAGACGCCGGTCGCCTGCGCGGACACTCCGGGCTTCATCGTCAACCGCATCGCCCGGCCCTTCTACGCCGAGGCCTTCGCGGTCTACGAGGCGCAGGGCGCCGACCCGGCCACCATCGACGCCGTGCTGCGCGAGTCGGGCGGCTTCAGGATGGGTGCGTTCGAGCTGACCGACCTGATCGGCCAGGACGTCAACGAGTCCGTCACGCGGTCGGTCTGGCGGTCCTTCTTCCAGGACGTGCGCTTCACGCCGTCCCTCGCCCAGCGGCGCCTGGTCGAGTCCGGCCGGCTGGGCCGCAAGACCGGCCACGGCTGGTACGACCACCGGGACGGCGCCGAGCGCCCCGACCCGGACACCGCAGAGCAGCGGCAGCCGCCCGCTTACGTCGTCGCCGAGGGCGACCTGGGCCCCGCCGGTGACCTGCTCGCGCTGATCCGGGAGGCCGGCATCCCGGTCCGCGACGAGGACGAGGACAACGGCACCCGCCTGGTGCTGCCGGGCGGCGGCCAGCTCGTCCTCGCCGACGGGCAGACCTCCGTGGAGTTCCGGGACGTCGTCTACTTCGACCTCGCCCTGGACTACCGCAAGGCGACCCGGATCGCCCTGTCCGCCTCCCAGGACACCTCCCCGCGGACCCTCGCCGAGGCCACCGGCCTGTTCCAGGCGCTCGGCAAGAAGGTGAGCGTCATCGGCGACGTCCCCGGCATGATCGTCGCCCGGACGGTCGCGCGGATCATCGACCTGGCGCACGACGCCGTCGCCAAGGGCGTGGCCACCGAGGAGGACATCGACACCGCGATGCGCCTCGGCGTCAACTACCCCCTGGGCCCCTTCGAGTGGAGCCGCCGGCTGGGCCGCTCCTGGGCCTACGCGCTCCTGGACGACCTCCACCTGCGCGACCCCTCGGGGCGTTACGCGCCGTCCCTCGCGCTGTACCGCCACGCCCACGCCTCCGACAAGCGGGAGGGCACAGCCTCATGA
- a CDS encoding TetR/AcrR family transcriptional regulator, whose product MTTAKRDTYTPDTLLSVAVRVFNERGYDGTSMEHLSKAAGISKSSIYHHVTGKEELLRRAVSRALDGLFGILDEEHARVGRAAERLEYVVRRMVEVLIAELPYVTLLLRVRGNTDTERWALERRREFDHRVADLLKAAAADGDVRGDIEVRLVTRLVFGMINSIVEWYRPDVRGMSEREVADAVVQLAFGGLRKAG is encoded by the coding sequence ATGACCACCGCCAAACGCGACACCTACACGCCGGACACCCTGCTGTCCGTCGCCGTCCGGGTGTTCAACGAGCGCGGCTACGACGGCACCTCCATGGAGCACCTCTCCAAGGCGGCCGGCATCTCCAAGTCGTCGATCTACCACCACGTCACCGGCAAGGAGGAGCTGCTGCGCCGGGCCGTGAGCCGGGCCCTGGACGGCCTGTTCGGGATCCTCGACGAGGAGCACGCGCGCGTGGGGCGCGCCGCCGAGCGTCTGGAGTACGTCGTCCGGCGCATGGTGGAGGTGCTCATAGCCGAGCTGCCCTATGTGACCCTCCTGCTGCGCGTGCGCGGCAACACGGACACCGAGCGCTGGGCCCTGGAGCGCCGCCGCGAGTTCGACCACCGGGTCGCCGACCTGCTCAAGGCCGCCGCGGCGGACGGGGACGTGCGCGGCGACATAGAGGTCCGGCTGGTGACCCGGCTGGTCTTCGGCATGATCAACTCGATCGTCGAGTGGTACCGGCCGGACGTGCGGGGCATGAGCGAGCGCGAGGTGGCCGACGCGGTGGTGCAGCTGGCGTTCGGGGGCCTGCGCAAAGCCGGATGA
- a CDS encoding Lrp/AsnC family transcriptional regulator, which translates to MAESQDDSGPPPPRPLDAIDQDILRMLQADGRASIRSVAERVHVSRANAYARINRLVEDGVIRGFGARVNHERAGQGTSAYITLKIVQNSWRTVREELRQLPGASHIALVGGDFDVLLLVHVSDNRALRELVLTRLQAIEQVLSTRTLLVFEEEDLEPQG; encoded by the coding sequence ATGGCCGAAAGCCAGGACGACAGCGGCCCGCCGCCGCCGCGTCCGCTGGACGCCATCGACCAGGACATCCTGCGCATGCTCCAGGCGGACGGCCGCGCCTCGATACGGTCGGTCGCCGAGCGCGTCCACGTCTCGCGCGCCAACGCCTACGCCCGTATCAACCGGCTCGTCGAGGACGGTGTCATCCGCGGCTTCGGCGCCCGCGTCAACCACGAACGGGCAGGTCAGGGGACGTCCGCCTATATCACCCTGAAGATCGTGCAGAACTCCTGGCGCACGGTGCGCGAGGAACTCAGACAGCTGCCCGGCGCCTCCCACATCGCCCTGGTGGGAGGGGATTTCGACGTGCTGCTGCTGGTGCACGTGTCCGACAACCGGGCGCTGCGCGAGCTGGTGCTGACCCGGCTCCAGGCGATCGAGCAGGTGCTCAGCACGCGCACGCTGCTGGTGTTCGAGGAGGAGGACCTGGAGCCGCAGGGGTGA
- the pdhA gene encoding pyruvate dehydrogenase (acetyl-transferring) E1 component subunit alpha, giving the protein MTVMEQRDAYRPTPPPAWQPRTDPAPLLPDADPYRVLGTEAAAKADPELLRTLYAQLVRGRRYNAQATALTKQGRLAVYPSSTGQEACQIAAALVLEERDWLFPSYRDTLAVVARGVDPVEALTLLRGDWHTGYDPYAHRVAPLCTPLATQLPHAVGLAHAARLKGDDVVVLAMVGDGGTSEGDFHEALNFAAVWQAPVVFLVQNNGFAISVPLAKQTAAPSLAHKAVGYGMPGRLVDGNDAAAVHEVLSDAVRHARAGGGPTLVEAITYRVDAHTNADDATRYRGDAEVETWREHDPIRLLERQLTARGLLDEAGKQAARDAAEAMAADLRAHMNQDPVLDPMDLFAHVYAEPTAQLRDQREQLRAELEAAAEAAPEGGTHR; this is encoded by the coding sequence ATGACGGTCATGGAGCAGCGGGACGCGTACCGGCCGACCCCGCCGCCCGCCTGGCAGCCCCGCACGGACCCCGCGCCGCTGCTGCCCGACGCCGATCCGTACCGCGTCCTCGGCACCGAGGCGGCCGCGAAGGCCGACCCGGAGCTGCTGCGGACGCTGTACGCCCAGCTGGTCCGCGGTCGCCGCTACAACGCGCAGGCCACCGCGCTCACCAAGCAGGGCCGCCTCGCCGTCTACCCCTCCTCCACCGGCCAGGAGGCCTGCCAGATCGCCGCCGCGCTCGTGCTGGAGGAGCGGGACTGGCTCTTCCCCAGCTACCGAGACACGCTCGCCGTCGTGGCCCGCGGCGTGGACCCCGTCGAGGCGCTCACGCTGCTGCGCGGCGACTGGCACACCGGCTACGACCCGTACGCACACCGGGTCGCCCCCCTGTGCACCCCGCTCGCCACCCAGCTGCCGCACGCCGTGGGCCTCGCGCACGCCGCCCGCCTCAAGGGCGACGACGTGGTCGTGCTCGCCATGGTCGGCGACGGCGGCACCAGCGAGGGCGACTTCCACGAGGCGCTGAACTTCGCCGCCGTCTGGCAGGCCCCCGTCGTCTTCCTGGTGCAGAACAACGGCTTCGCGATCTCCGTCCCGCTCGCCAAGCAGACCGCGGCCCCGTCGCTGGCCCACAAGGCCGTCGGCTACGGCATGCCCGGCCGCCTGGTCGACGGCAACGACGCCGCCGCCGTGCACGAGGTGCTGAGCGACGCCGTACGGCACGCGCGCGCGGGCGGCGGGCCCACCCTCGTCGAGGCGATCACCTACCGCGTCGACGCCCACACCAACGCCGACGACGCGACCCGCTACCGCGGCGACGCCGAGGTCGAGACCTGGCGCGAGCACGACCCGATCCGGCTTCTGGAGCGGCAGCTGACCGCGCGCGGCCTGCTCGACGAGGCCGGAAAGCAGGCTGCACGGGACGCCGCCGAGGCGATGGCCGCCGACCTGCGCGCGCACATGAACCAGGACCCGGTGCTCGACCCCATGGACCTGTTCGCCCACGTCTACGCGGAGCCCACCGCCCAACTGCGCGACCAGCGGGAGCAGTTGCGGGCCGAGCTGGAGGCCGCTGCCGAGGCCGCACCGGAAGGGGGGACGCACCGATGA
- a CDS encoding alpha-ketoacid dehydrogenase subunit beta: MTTVAVKPATMAQALTRALRDAMAADPAVHVMGEDVGTLGGVFRVTDGLAKEFGEDRCTDTPLAEAGILGTAVGMAMYGLRPVVEMQFDAFAYPAFEQLISHVSRMRNRTRGKMPLPITIRVPYGGGIGGVEHHSDSSEAYYMATPGLHVVTPATVADAYGLLRAAIASDDPVVFLEPKRLYWSKDSWNPDDPRTVEPIGRAVVRRSGRSATLITYGPSVPVCMEAAEAARAEGWDLEVVDLRSLVPFDDETVCASVRRTGRAVVVHESGSFGGPGGEIAARVTERCFHYLEAPVLRVAGFDVPYPPPMLERHHLPGVDRILDAVGRLQWEAES; the protein is encoded by the coding sequence ATGACCACCGTCGCCGTCAAGCCGGCCACCATGGCGCAGGCCCTCACGCGGGCGCTGCGCGACGCCATGGCCGCCGACCCCGCCGTGCACGTCATGGGCGAGGACGTCGGCACCCTCGGCGGCGTCTTCCGCGTCACCGACGGACTCGCCAAGGAGTTCGGCGAGGACCGCTGCACGGACACCCCGCTCGCGGAGGCGGGGATCCTGGGCACGGCGGTGGGCATGGCCATGTACGGCCTGCGCCCGGTCGTGGAGATGCAGTTCGACGCCTTCGCCTACCCGGCGTTCGAACAGCTCATCTCGCACGTGTCCCGCATGCGCAACCGCACCCGCGGCAAGATGCCCCTCCCGATCACCATCCGCGTCCCCTACGGCGGCGGCATCGGCGGCGTCGAGCACCACAGCGACTCCTCCGAGGCGTACTACATGGCGACTCCGGGGCTCCATGTCGTCACGCCGGCCACCGTCGCCGACGCCTACGGTCTGCTGCGCGCCGCGATCGCCTCCGACGACCCGGTCGTCTTCCTGGAGCCGAAGCGGCTGTACTGGTCGAAGGACTCCTGGAACCCGGACGACCCGCGGACCGTTGAACCGATCGGCCGCGCGGTGGTGCGGCGCTCGGGCCGGAGCGCCACGCTCATCACGTACGGGCCGTCCGTACCCGTCTGCATGGAGGCGGCCGAGGCGGCCCGGGCCGAGGGCTGGGACCTCGAAGTCGTCGACCTGCGCTCCCTGGTGCCGTTCGACGACGAGACGGTGTGCGCCTCGGTGCGGCGGACGGGACGCGCGGTCGTCGTCCACGAATCGGGCTCCTTCGGGGGCCCGGGCGGGGAGATCGCGGCCCGGGTCACGGAGCGCTGCTTCCACTATCTGGAGGCGCCGGTGCTGCGTGTGGCCGGGTTCGACGTCCCGTATCCGCCGCCGATGCTGGAGCGCCACCACCTGCCCGGTGTGGACCGGATCCTGGACGCCGTGGGGCGTCTTCAGTGGGAGGCCGAGAGCTGA
- a CDS encoding dihydrolipoamide acetyltransferase family protein gives MAQVLEFKLPDLGEGLTEAEIVRWLVEVGDVVAVDQPVVEVETAKAMVEVPCPYGGVVTARFGEEGTELPVGAPLITVAVGERPAASGGSAASGGSATSGGSGAPGGSVESASEKSAGSRAEGSGNVLVGYGTSEAPGRRRRVRPGRPVSGASAAGSREVNGHAGAEAEDGPVPVISPLVRRLARQNGLDLRELTGSGPDGLILRADVEYVLRAAARSGTTAPTAEPHTPVPQPTSTAPAAQPTATVASGEIRTPLKGIRGAVADKLERSRREIPDATCWVDADATELMRARTAMNAAGGPKIALLALLARICTAALARFPELNSTVDAEAREVVRFDHVHLGFAAQTDRGLVVPVVRDAHARDAESLTAEFARLTEAGRTGTLTPAELTGGTFTLNNYGVFGVDGSTPIINHPEAAMLGVGRIVPKPWVHEGELAVRQVVQLSLTFDHRVCDGGTAGGFLRYVADCVEQPAVLLRTL, from the coding sequence ATGGCACAGGTGCTCGAGTTCAAGCTGCCCGACCTCGGTGAAGGGCTCACCGAGGCGGAGATCGTGCGCTGGCTGGTCGAGGTCGGCGACGTGGTCGCCGTCGACCAGCCGGTCGTCGAGGTCGAGACGGCCAAGGCGATGGTCGAGGTGCCCTGCCCCTACGGCGGTGTGGTCACGGCCCGCTTCGGCGAGGAGGGCACGGAACTGCCCGTCGGGGCGCCGCTGATCACGGTGGCGGTGGGGGAGCGGCCGGCGGCCTCAGGCGGTTCGGCGGCGTCCGGCGGTTCGGCGACCTCCGGCGGTTCGGGGGCACCCGGCGGCTCGGTGGAGTCCGCGAGCGAGAAGTCCGCCGGCTCCCGTGCCGAGGGCTCGGGCAACGTCCTGGTCGGATACGGCACGTCCGAGGCGCCCGGGCGGCGACGCAGGGTGCGGCCGGGGCGGCCGGTGTCCGGCGCGTCCGCGGCGGGCTCCCGGGAGGTGAACGGGCATGCCGGCGCCGAGGCGGAGGACGGCCCCGTCCCCGTGATCTCGCCCCTGGTCCGCCGGCTGGCCCGGCAGAACGGCCTCGACCTGCGGGAGCTGACCGGCTCCGGCCCCGACGGGCTGATCCTGCGGGCGGACGTGGAGTACGTGCTGCGTGCCGCTGCCCGATCGGGTACGACGGCGCCGACGGCGGAGCCGCACACCCCCGTGCCGCAGCCGACGAGCACGGCCCCCGCTGCGCAGCCCACCGCGACAGTGGCCTCCGGCGAGATCCGCACCCCGCTCAAGGGCATCCGGGGCGCCGTCGCCGACAAGCTGGAGCGCAGCCGCCGCGAGATCCCGGACGCGACCTGCTGGGTGGACGCCGACGCCACGGAGCTCATGCGGGCGCGCACGGCCATGAACGCGGCCGGCGGCCCGAAGATCGCCCTCCTGGCCCTGCTGGCCCGGATCTGCACCGCCGCCCTCGCCCGCTTCCCCGAGCTCAACTCCACCGTGGACGCCGAGGCCAGGGAGGTCGTCCGGTTCGACCACGTGCACCTGGGCTTCGCCGCGCAGACCGACCGGGGGCTCGTCGTCCCGGTCGTCCGGGACGCGCACGCGCGCGACGCCGAGTCGCTGACCGCGGAGTTCGCCCGGCTGACCGAGGCGGGCCGGACCGGGACGCTGACGCCCGCGGAACTCACCGGCGGGACCTTCACGTTGAACAACTACGGAGTTTTCGGAGTCGACGGCTCCACACCGATCATCAACCACCCCGAGGCGGCCATGCTCGGCGTCGGGCGCATCGTCCCCAAGCCCTGGGTGCACGAGGGCGAGCTGGCGGTGCGGCAGGTCGTCCAGCTCTCGCTCACCTTCGACCACCGGGTGTGCGACGGCGGTACGGCGGGCGGCTTCCTGCGCTACGTGGCGGACTGCGTGGAACAGCCGGCGGTGCTGCTGCGGACGCTGTGA
- a CDS encoding NTP transferase domain-containing protein — MTAYELPDEPGAGSGPAQRPDPAAYDAVVLAGGAARRLGGADKPGVRVGGRALLDRVLAACAGARGTVVVAAPRSTARPVTWAHEDPPGGGPLAALDAGLRHTTAEHVVVLSADLPFLKERTVDRLLSTLRASAADGVLLTDPEGHDQPLVAAYDALRLREALALLTDRHDALAGLPLRRLIAELNLTRISDPVASFDCDTWDDIATARARIREHGHVLDEWISAVKDELGVDLDVDTRLLLDLARDAAHGVDRPAAPLTTFLVGYAAARAGGGPEAVAEAARRAAALATRWAEESTAGAQTSGAPPQPDVAPDATPDTRPDAG, encoded by the coding sequence GTGACCGCGTACGAACTCCCGGATGAACCCGGTGCCGGTTCCGGCCCCGCGCAGCGGCCGGACCCCGCCGCGTACGACGCCGTCGTGCTCGCGGGGGGCGCCGCCCGCCGCCTCGGCGGCGCCGACAAACCCGGTGTGCGCGTGGGCGGCCGGGCCCTGCTCGACCGCGTCCTCGCCGCGTGCGCGGGCGCCCGCGGCACCGTCGTCGTCGCCGCGCCCCGGTCGACGGCACGGCCCGTGACCTGGGCCCACGAGGACCCGCCCGGCGGCGGCCCCCTCGCCGCGCTGGACGCCGGGCTCCGGCACACCACGGCGGAGCACGTCGTGGTGCTCTCCGCCGATCTGCCGTTCCTGAAGGAGCGCACCGTCGACCGGCTGCTGAGCACGCTCCGGGCGAGCGCCGCCGACGGCGTGCTGCTGACCGACCCCGAGGGACATGACCAGCCCCTCGTGGCCGCGTACGACGCGCTTCGGCTGCGCGAGGCGCTCGCGCTCCTGACCGACCGGCACGACGCCCTCGCCGGTCTCCCGCTGCGGCGCCTCATCGCCGAGCTGAACCTCACCCGCATCTCCGACCCCGTCGCGTCCTTCGACTGCGACACCTGGGACGACATCGCCACCGCCAGGGCACGTATCAGGGAGCATGGGCACGTGTTGGATGAATGGATTTCCGCCGTCAAGGACGAACTGGGGGTCGACCTCGACGTCGACACCCGCCTGCTGCTCGACCTCGCCCGCGACGCCGCCCACGGTGTGGACCGGCCGGCGGCGCCGCTGACCACCTTCCTCGTCGGCTACGCGGCCGCACGGGCGGGCGGCGGCCCGGAGGCGGTCGCCGAGGCCGCCCGCAGGGCCGCGGCTCTCGCCACCCGCTGGGCGGAGGAAAGTACCGCAGGGGCCCAAACCTCCGGCGCCCCGCCCCAGCCCGACGTCGCCCCTGACGCCACGCCCGACACCCGCCCGGACGCCGGATGA
- a CDS encoding molybdopterin molybdotransferase MoeA has product MTPHGTRAGEDAEDLDVEEVLALVNNSNDLPGPAERGETDSRRASGRPDTSPRPDTRHHATPWPQARATAERAARSTARATRRRPVSVPLEAALGLTLAAPLDALTDLPSFDTSAMDGWAVAGPAPWDVRDDGVLAGHAVLEPLSDGEAVRIATGARIPPDTTAVLRSEHGRTDDTGRLYATRDVVPGQDIRPRGQECRIGDQLLPVGTLVTPAVLGLAAAAGYDTVTAVPRPRAEVLVLGDELLTEGRPHDGLIRDALGPMLPPWLRALGAEVTAVRRISDDADALHQAITTSGADLVVTTGGTAAGPVDHVHPTLRRIGAELLVDGVKVRPGHPMLLARISENQHLVGLPGNPLAAVSGLLTLAEPLLRTLAARPAPEPYTLPLRDAVHGHPYDTRLVPVVLRGDQAVPLHYNGPAMLRGIAAADALAVVPPGGARPEQEAELLDLPWASAGIGVCFT; this is encoded by the coding sequence ATGACCCCGCACGGCACACGCGCCGGTGAGGACGCCGAGGACCTCGACGTCGAGGAGGTGCTCGCCCTCGTGAACAACAGCAACGACCTGCCCGGCCCCGCCGAACGGGGTGAGACGGACAGCCGCCGCGCCTCCGGCCGGCCGGACACCTCTCCACGGCCCGACACCCGCCACCACGCCACCCCCTGGCCGCAGGCCCGGGCCACCGCCGAACGCGCCGCCCGGAGCACCGCCCGGGCCACCCGCCGCCGGCCCGTCTCGGTGCCTCTCGAAGCTGCCCTCGGCCTCACCCTGGCAGCCCCCCTCGACGCCCTCACCGACCTCCCCTCCTTCGACACCTCCGCGATGGACGGCTGGGCGGTCGCCGGGCCCGCCCCCTGGGACGTACGGGACGACGGCGTCCTGGCCGGGCACGCCGTGCTCGAGCCCCTGAGCGACGGCGAGGCCGTCCGGATCGCCACCGGCGCCCGCATCCCCCCGGACACCACTGCCGTTCTGCGCAGCGAGCACGGCCGCACCGACGACACGGGCCGCCTGTACGCGACCAGGGACGTCGTGCCCGGCCAGGACATCCGCCCGCGCGGCCAGGAGTGCCGCATCGGCGACCAGTTGCTCCCCGTCGGCACCCTCGTCACCCCGGCCGTACTCGGTCTCGCGGCCGCCGCCGGATACGACACCGTCACCGCCGTCCCACGCCCTCGTGCCGAAGTCCTGGTCCTGGGCGACGAGTTGCTCACCGAGGGGCGGCCGCACGACGGGCTGATCCGGGACGCGCTCGGTCCGATGCTGCCGCCCTGGCTGCGGGCGCTCGGCGCCGAGGTCACCGCCGTACGGCGTATCAGCGACGACGCCGACGCCCTGCACCAGGCGATCACCACGTCCGGCGCCGATCTCGTCGTCACCACCGGCGGCACCGCCGCGGGCCCCGTCGATCACGTCCACCCGACCTTGCGCCGTATCGGTGCCGAACTCCTCGTGGACGGTGTCAAGGTGCGCCCCGGCCACCCCATGCTGCTGGCGCGCATCTCGGAGAACCAGCACCTCGTCGGCCTGCCGGGCAACCCGCTCGCCGCCGTCTCCGGACTGCTGACGCTCGCCGAGCCGTTGCTGCGGACCCTCGCGGCCCGGCCGGCCCCGGAGCCGTACACGCTGCCGCTCAGGGACGCCGTGCACGGACACCCGTACGACACCCGGCTCGTCCCGGTCGTCCTGCGAGGCGACCAGGCCGTGCCGCTGCACTACAACGGACCGGCCATGCTGCGCGGCATCGCGGCGGCGGACGCGCTGGCCGTCGTACCCCCAGGCGGTGCGCGTCCGGAGCAGGAGGCGGAACTACTCGACCTGCCCTGGGCGTCCGCAGGAATCGGGGTGTGTTTCACGTGA